A stretch of the Halictus rubicundus isolate RS-2024b chromosome 16, iyHalRubi1_principal, whole genome shotgun sequence genome encodes the following:
- the Sergef gene encoding secretion regulating guanine nucleotide exchange factor isoform X1 translates to MFTQFFVQPAEHTIKTDAFDIRFLPYSIAGANSHGQLGQGVQVEECVLPREVDLSGCSLESRKIIKITGGAGHTLILDNDGRVYSSGWNNRGQAGFPVNEQSFSFREIERKLKGKYVVDVACGWDSSAAVTVDGTLFLWGSNCFGQLGTDPTTLQWTYEPLEVSLDRKIKRVSMGLRHTVLVTDDHKVLVAGSDNKGQLGLSTKKGELFGKSTVYTFTEVPTLRNIKNVACGQHHTVAITVDDHFYTFGDNKHGQLGLDTDVISKTSFPILLPDVRFDSSVEIDSGWSHMLALTGSRVFSWGRNTYRQLGSASFEDPLSWRITRVEGLPKIEQISAGSEHNVVLTRDGRIFCWGWNEHGNCGTGHTRDVKAPEQLPYSANFTGTLVGSGAGHSFAVINKA, encoded by the exons ATGTTCACCCAATTTTTCGTACAACCTGCGGAACATACGATTAAAACTGATGCTTTCGATATTCGATTCCTTCCGTATTCGATCGCG GGTGCTAATTCTCATGGCCAACTCGGGCAAGGGGTACAGGTAGAAGAATGCGTGCTACCCCGCGAAGTTGATTTATCTGGTTGCTCGTTGGAGTCGCgaaagattattaaaataacCGGTGGAGCTGGTCACACGTTAATTTTGGACAATGACGGCCGCGTTTACTCCAGCGGCTGGAACAATAGAGGTCAAGCGGGATTTCCTGTAAATGAGCAGTCGTTCTCCTTTCGGGAAATAGAACGAAAATTAAAGGGCAAATATGTCGTGGACGTAGCTTGCGGGTGGGACAGTTCGGCGGCTGTTACAGTAGACGGTACTTTATTTTTATGGGGCTCAAACTGTTTCGGGCAATTAGGAACTGACCCGACCACCCTGCAATGGACGTACGAGCCCCTAGAGGTATCGCTCGATCGGAAAATCAAAAGAGTCTCCATGGGATTAAGACACACAGTTCTAGTCACCGACGATCATAAAGTTTTAGTCGCAGGTTCAGATAACAAAGGACAATTGGGTTTAAGCACTAAGAAGGGTGAATTGTTCGGCAAGAGTACGGTTTACACCTTCACAGAAG TTCCAACGCTACGAAACATAAAGAACGTCGCTTGCGGACAACACCATACGGTTGCAATAACCGTAGATGATCATTTCTATACCTTCGGTGACAATAAGCATGGCCAATTAGGCCTCGACACTGACGTTATTTCGAAAACATCTTTTCCAATATTACTACCTGACGTTCGGTTCGATTCCTCGGTTGAAATAGACAGCGGATGGTCGCACATGCTCGCGCTGACTG GTAGTCGAGTCTTTTCATGGGGGCGAAACACGTACAGACAGTTAGGATCCGCGTCGTTCGAGGATCCATTGTCTTGGAGAATTACGCGAGTCGAGGGCCTCCCAAAAATTGAGCAAATCTCGGCGGGCTCGGAACACAACGTCGTTTTGACTA GGGATGGGAGAATCTTTTGTTGGGGGTGGAACGAACACGGAAACTGCGGGACCGGTCATACAAGGGACGTCAAAGCTCCGGAACAATTACCATACTCAGCCAATTTTACTGGAACACTTGTTGGCAGCGGTGCGGGTCACTCGTTTGCTGTTATTAACAAAGCCTAA
- the Fam92 gene encoding CBY1 interacting BAR domain containing protein Fam92 isoform X2, with protein MLRSRSQGNVWEHEAKFVQDRISNVEKHFAELCTSFAAYTRKAARLRDKGDEIAKAIQVYAQSETVNRSLTTGLTNFSTTLSVIGDYRDAEVQRFDAKIVAPLSQYATICKHARDDVKNTFTARDKELTRKRHLDRLRERNPRNRQMISHAESELMKASVEVSRVVKSLEEQIDSFEKRKLHDLKTVLLDFVVIELSFHAKSLELLTKAYQDIAEIDETKDLEEFREAMRVPDSIARLSTVGRTSFRQAYSLTNLASRFTSSPMIPQKLIRHTAESIDSAKSSSKTNSSESVQIEEYGDSSEEETDSESIKEKPIRMRGGSGQKLLKRFVLKPVPPIPAYQKSLTMPMAVNYD; from the exons ATGCTGCGCTCAAGATCGCAGGGCAATGTCtg GGAACACGAAGCGAAATTCGTGCAAGACCGCATTTCCAACGTGGAAAAGCATTTCGCCGAGCTGTGCACATCGTTTGCAGCATATACGAGAAAAGCCGCGAG ATTACGCGATAAAGGAGACGAAATTGCGAAGGCGATTCAGGTATACGCGCAATCGGAAACTGTTAATCGGTCACTGACAACAGGATTAACGAATTTTTCCACAACGTTATCGGTAATAGGAGATTACAG GGATGCCGAGGTACAGCGATTTGATGCGAAAATAGTTGCACCCCTTTCTCAATATGCAACGATTTGCAAACATGCACGCGACGACGTTAAAAATACATTCACAGCTCGTGACAAAGAGTTGACGAGGAAAAGACATCTCGACAGACTTCGAGAACGAAACCCTAGGAATAGACAGATGATT TCTCACGCCGAATCAGAGTTAATGAAAGCATCCGTCGAAGTTTCGAGGGTAGTCAAGAGTTTGGAGGAACAGATCGACTCGTTTGAAAAACGAAAGCTGCACGATTTGAAGACTGTACTTTTAGATTTCGTTGTTATCGAATTAAGTTTCCACGCCAAGTCCCTGGAGTTGCTGACGAAAGCTTATCAGGATATTGCTGAAATCGACGAAACTAAAGATTTAGAG GAATTTCGTGAAGCGATGCGGGTGCCCGATTCTATCGCTAGATTATCAACCGTTGGACGAACTTCGTTCAGGCAAGCGTACTCTCTCACCAATTTGGCCAGTCGTTTCACATCATCTCCCATGATTCCACAAAAATTGATTCGTCATACCGCGGAGTCTATA GACTCTGCGAAATCTAGCTCAAAAACAAACTCGTCCGAGTCTGTACAAATCGAGGAATATGGAGACAGTTCAGAAGAAGAAACAGACTCTGAATCGATTAAAGAAAAACCT ATCAGGATGCGTGGAGGTTCTGGCCAGAAACTCTTAAAACGGTTTGTACTGAAACCGGTGCCACCCATTCCTGCATACCAAAAGTCCTTAACGATGCCTATGGCTGTTAATTATGATTGA
- the LOC143362165 gene encoding uncharacterized protein LOC143362165, whose translation MRFTEVFDGIKFISHFEQSKEADFLIMADIKQDHKGEDTENYGMGNSADPKNMQELTQYVQTLLQNMQDKFQTMSDQILGRIDEMGNRIDDLEKNIADLMTQAGVEGGDK comes from the exons ATGCGCTTCACCGAAGTATTCGACGGAATCAAATTCATTTCACATTTCGAACAGAGCAAGGAGGCGGATTTTTTAATAATGGCAGATATCAAACAGGATCACAAAGGCGAGGATACCGAAAATTATGGAATGGGTAATAGTGCCGATCCAAAAAATATGCAAGAACTAACGCAATAC GTACAAACGCTGTTACAAAATATGCAGGATAAATTTCAAACAATGTCGGACCAAATTCTTGGAAG aatagaTGAAATGGGAAATAGAATAGACgatcttgaaaaaaatattgcagATTTGATGACACAGGCTGGTGTAGAAGGAGGTGAcaaataa
- the Cdc23 gene encoding cell division cycle protein 23, protein MEESIKFNTKEVKTDLLRAINECSQRGLLHTAKWLAELSYSLKDVKLNMHDITADLYLADTCEEEDTYILAKCYFDSKEYDRAAYFTENCKTPKVRFLHIYSRYLSGETKKIHETPVVPPDPVKNDSLKLLCSDLRRDHTADELDGFGLYLFGVTLKKLHLAREAMDVLVEAIHKQPMHWGSWLELASLITDREKLENLSLPDHWMKHFFVAHMYLELQLIDEGLALYYELQSMGFETNGYVRAQTAIAVHYKRDVDNAIETFKRIIKEDPCCLDNMDTYSNLLYVKEMRVELANLAHRATAIDKYRLETCCIVGNYYSLRGDHQKAVLYFHRALKMNPQYLSAWTLLGHEFMEMKNTNGAIHSYRQAIEVNRRDYRAWYGLGQTYEILKMPFYAISYYKQAQLLRPHDSRMVLALGEAYEKQDKIQDALKCYYKACSVGDIEGMALLKLATLYEKLGEHDSAAAAYTDFVMDEIRNADRTDLSHAYKYLTQYHLKREQLDQANHYAQKCLQFDETKEEAKALLRTIAQKRVKVEETLMVIEDMNETDPVIEQGERADTTSGNQLSPMNLSFMPTP, encoded by the exons ATGGAAGAATCTATAAAGTTCAACACAAAAGAGGTTAAGACTGACCTTTTGCGCGCGATAAACGAATGCTCTCAAAGAGGATTGTTACACACCGCAAAATG GCTTGCGGAATTGAGTTATTCCTTGAAAGACGTCAAACTAAATATGCACGACATTACCGCCGATTTGTATCTGGCAGACACGTGCGAAGAAGAGGATACATACATTTTGGCAAAATGTTACTTTGATTCGAAAGAATATGATAGAGCCGCGTATTTCACGGAGAATTGTAAAACGCCAAAAGTTAGGTTTTTGCATATATATTCCCGTTATTTATCAGGGGAAACCAAGAAGATACATGAAACACCGGTTGTGCCTCCTGATCCTGTTAAAAATGATAGCTTAAAATTGTTGTGCTCTGATTTGAGAAGAGATCATACAGCAGATGAACTGGATGGTTTTGGTTTATACCTTTTTGGCGTGACATTGAAGAAGCTACACTTGGCGAGGGAAGCTATGGATGTATTGGTCGAAGCGATACACAAGCAACCTATGCACTGGGGGTCTTGGCTAGAATTAGCTTCTTTGATAACAGATAGGGAAAAGCTCGAGAACCTGTCTCTACCAGACCACTGGATGAAGCATTTTTTTGTGGCTCACATGTATTTAGAACTACAACTAATAGATGAAGGTTTAGCTTTGTACTATGAATTGCAGTCAATGGGATTCGAGACAAATGGTTACGTTCGTGCTCAGACCGCGATCGCTGTTCATTACAAAAGAG ATGTTGATAACGCTATAGAAACGtttaaaagaataataaagGAGGATCCTTGTTGTTTGGATAACATGGATACATATTCGAATTTACTGTACGTAAAGGAGATGAGAGTCGAGCTGGCAAACTTGGCTCACAGAGCAACGGCGATAGATAAATATAGATTGGAAACATGTTGCATAGTGG GCAATTACTACAGTTTAAGAGGCGATCATCAAAAGGCAGTCCTGTATTTCCACAGGGCTTTGAAGATGAATCCTCAGTACCTTTCTGCTTGGACATTGCTCGGTCACGAATTCATGGAAATGAAGAATACCAATGGTGCTATTCACAGCTATCGACAAGCTATTG AGGTCAATAGGCGAGATTATAGGGCATGGTATGGTCTGGGGCAAACGTATGAAATTTTGAAGATGCCATTTTATGCGATCTCCTATTACAAGCAAGCACAACTTTTGAGACCGCACGACAGTAGAATGGTGTTGGCTTTAGGAGAGGCGTACGAGAAACAAGACAAAATACAAGACGCACTGAAGTGTTACTACAAAGCGTGCAGTGTCGGTGACATCGAAGGGATGGCATTGTTAAAGTTGGCCAC GTTGTACGAAAAATTGGGTGAACATGACAGCGCGGCAGCAGCTTACACCGACTTTGTAATGGACGAGATTAGAAACGCGGATAGGACAGACTTGAGTCACGCGTACAAGTATCTAACGCAGTACCATTTAAAACGCGAACAGTTAGATCAAGCGAATCACTACGCTCAGAAATGTTTGCAATTCGACGAGACGAAAGAGGAAGCTAAAGCGCTGCTCAGAACGATCGCTCAGAAAAGAGTGAAAGTCGAGGAAACTTTGATGGTG atagaggatatgaacgAAACGGATCCTGTCATAGAACAAGGAGAGCGAGCGGACACGACTTCAGGAAATCAATTGTCACCGATGAACCTATCGTTTATGCCTACGCCGTGA
- the Sergef gene encoding secretion regulating guanine nucleotide exchange factor isoform X2 translates to MSYCLISWGANSHGQLGQGVQVEECVLPREVDLSGCSLESRKIIKITGGAGHTLILDNDGRVYSSGWNNRGQAGFPVNEQSFSFREIERKLKGKYVVDVACGWDSSAAVTVDGTLFLWGSNCFGQLGTDPTTLQWTYEPLEVSLDRKIKRVSMGLRHTVLVTDDHKVLVAGSDNKGQLGLSTKKGELFGKSTVYTFTEVPTLRNIKNVACGQHHTVAITVDDHFYTFGDNKHGQLGLDTDVISKTSFPILLPDVRFDSSVEIDSGWSHMLALTGSRVFSWGRNTYRQLGSASFEDPLSWRITRVEGLPKIEQISAGSEHNVVLTRDGRIFCWGWNEHGNCGTGHTRDVKAPEQLPYSANFTGTLVGSGAGHSFAVINKA, encoded by the exons ATGAGTTACTGCTTAATTTCATGG GGTGCTAATTCTCATGGCCAACTCGGGCAAGGGGTACAGGTAGAAGAATGCGTGCTACCCCGCGAAGTTGATTTATCTGGTTGCTCGTTGGAGTCGCgaaagattattaaaataacCGGTGGAGCTGGTCACACGTTAATTTTGGACAATGACGGCCGCGTTTACTCCAGCGGCTGGAACAATAGAGGTCAAGCGGGATTTCCTGTAAATGAGCAGTCGTTCTCCTTTCGGGAAATAGAACGAAAATTAAAGGGCAAATATGTCGTGGACGTAGCTTGCGGGTGGGACAGTTCGGCGGCTGTTACAGTAGACGGTACTTTATTTTTATGGGGCTCAAACTGTTTCGGGCAATTAGGAACTGACCCGACCACCCTGCAATGGACGTACGAGCCCCTAGAGGTATCGCTCGATCGGAAAATCAAAAGAGTCTCCATGGGATTAAGACACACAGTTCTAGTCACCGACGATCATAAAGTTTTAGTCGCAGGTTCAGATAACAAAGGACAATTGGGTTTAAGCACTAAGAAGGGTGAATTGTTCGGCAAGAGTACGGTTTACACCTTCACAGAAG TTCCAACGCTACGAAACATAAAGAACGTCGCTTGCGGACAACACCATACGGTTGCAATAACCGTAGATGATCATTTCTATACCTTCGGTGACAATAAGCATGGCCAATTAGGCCTCGACACTGACGTTATTTCGAAAACATCTTTTCCAATATTACTACCTGACGTTCGGTTCGATTCCTCGGTTGAAATAGACAGCGGATGGTCGCACATGCTCGCGCTGACTG GTAGTCGAGTCTTTTCATGGGGGCGAAACACGTACAGACAGTTAGGATCCGCGTCGTTCGAGGATCCATTGTCTTGGAGAATTACGCGAGTCGAGGGCCTCCCAAAAATTGAGCAAATCTCGGCGGGCTCGGAACACAACGTCGTTTTGACTA GGGATGGGAGAATCTTTTGTTGGGGGTGGAACGAACACGGAAACTGCGGGACCGGTCATACAAGGGACGTCAAAGCTCCGGAACAATTACCATACTCAGCCAATTTTACTGGAACACTTGTTGGCAGCGGTGCGGGTCACTCGTTTGCTGTTATTAACAAAGCCTAA
- the Fam92 gene encoding CBY1 interacting BAR domain containing protein Fam92 isoform X1 has translation MLRSRSQGNVWEHEAKFVQDRISNVEKHFAELCTSFAAYTRKAARLRDKGDEIAKAIQVYAQSETVNRSLTTGLTNFSTTLSVIGDYRDAEVQRFDAKIVAPLSQYATICKHARDDVKNTFTARDKELTRKRHLDRLRERNPRNRQMISHAESELMKASVEVSRVVKSLEEQIDSFEKRKLHDLKTVLLDFVVIELSFHAKSLELLTKAYQDIAEIDETKDLEDFQTIRGNMNGEFREAMRVPDSIARLSTVGRTSFRQAYSLTNLASRFTSSPMIPQKLIRHTAESIDSAKSSSKTNSSESVQIEEYGDSSEEETDSESIKEKPIRMRGGSGQKLLKRFVLKPVPPIPAYQKSLTMPMAVNYD, from the exons ATGCTGCGCTCAAGATCGCAGGGCAATGTCtg GGAACACGAAGCGAAATTCGTGCAAGACCGCATTTCCAACGTGGAAAAGCATTTCGCCGAGCTGTGCACATCGTTTGCAGCATATACGAGAAAAGCCGCGAG ATTACGCGATAAAGGAGACGAAATTGCGAAGGCGATTCAGGTATACGCGCAATCGGAAACTGTTAATCGGTCACTGACAACAGGATTAACGAATTTTTCCACAACGTTATCGGTAATAGGAGATTACAG GGATGCCGAGGTACAGCGATTTGATGCGAAAATAGTTGCACCCCTTTCTCAATATGCAACGATTTGCAAACATGCACGCGACGACGTTAAAAATACATTCACAGCTCGTGACAAAGAGTTGACGAGGAAAAGACATCTCGACAGACTTCGAGAACGAAACCCTAGGAATAGACAGATGATT TCTCACGCCGAATCAGAGTTAATGAAAGCATCCGTCGAAGTTTCGAGGGTAGTCAAGAGTTTGGAGGAACAGATCGACTCGTTTGAAAAACGAAAGCTGCACGATTTGAAGACTGTACTTTTAGATTTCGTTGTTATCGAATTAAGTTTCCACGCCAAGTCCCTGGAGTTGCTGACGAAAGCTTATCAGGATATTGCTGAAATCGACGAAACTAAAGATTTAGAG GACTTTCAAACCATAAGAGGAAACATGAATGGG GAATTTCGTGAAGCGATGCGGGTGCCCGATTCTATCGCTAGATTATCAACCGTTGGACGAACTTCGTTCAGGCAAGCGTACTCTCTCACCAATTTGGCCAGTCGTTTCACATCATCTCCCATGATTCCACAAAAATTGATTCGTCATACCGCGGAGTCTATA GACTCTGCGAAATCTAGCTCAAAAACAAACTCGTCCGAGTCTGTACAAATCGAGGAATATGGAGACAGTTCAGAAGAAGAAACAGACTCTGAATCGATTAAAGAAAAACCT ATCAGGATGCGTGGAGGTTCTGGCCAGAAACTCTTAAAACGGTTTGTACTGAAACCGGTGCCACCCATTCCTGCATACCAAAAGTCCTTAACGATGCCTATGGCTGTTAATTATGATTGA
- the Fam92 gene encoding CBY1 interacting BAR domain containing protein Fam92 isoform X3, which produces MLRSRSQGNVWEHEAKFVQDRISNVEKHFAELCTSFAAYTRKAARLRDKGDEIAKAIQVYAQSETVNRSLTTGLTNFSTTLSVIGDYRDAEVQRFDAKIVAPLSQYATICKHARDDVKNTFTARDKELTRKRHLDRLRERNPRNRQMISHAESELMKASVEVSRVVKSLEEQIDSFEKRKLHDLKTVLLDFVVIELSFHAKSLELLTKAYQDIAEIDETKDLEDFQTIRGNMNGEFREAMRVPDSIARLSTVGRTSFRQAYSLTNLASRFTSSPMIPQKLIRHTAESIDSAKSSSKTNSSESVQIEEYGDSSEEETDSESIKEKPVRTRHKSM; this is translated from the exons ATGCTGCGCTCAAGATCGCAGGGCAATGTCtg GGAACACGAAGCGAAATTCGTGCAAGACCGCATTTCCAACGTGGAAAAGCATTTCGCCGAGCTGTGCACATCGTTTGCAGCATATACGAGAAAAGCCGCGAG ATTACGCGATAAAGGAGACGAAATTGCGAAGGCGATTCAGGTATACGCGCAATCGGAAACTGTTAATCGGTCACTGACAACAGGATTAACGAATTTTTCCACAACGTTATCGGTAATAGGAGATTACAG GGATGCCGAGGTACAGCGATTTGATGCGAAAATAGTTGCACCCCTTTCTCAATATGCAACGATTTGCAAACATGCACGCGACGACGTTAAAAATACATTCACAGCTCGTGACAAAGAGTTGACGAGGAAAAGACATCTCGACAGACTTCGAGAACGAAACCCTAGGAATAGACAGATGATT TCTCACGCCGAATCAGAGTTAATGAAAGCATCCGTCGAAGTTTCGAGGGTAGTCAAGAGTTTGGAGGAACAGATCGACTCGTTTGAAAAACGAAAGCTGCACGATTTGAAGACTGTACTTTTAGATTTCGTTGTTATCGAATTAAGTTTCCACGCCAAGTCCCTGGAGTTGCTGACGAAAGCTTATCAGGATATTGCTGAAATCGACGAAACTAAAGATTTAGAG GACTTTCAAACCATAAGAGGAAACATGAATGGG GAATTTCGTGAAGCGATGCGGGTGCCCGATTCTATCGCTAGATTATCAACCGTTGGACGAACTTCGTTCAGGCAAGCGTACTCTCTCACCAATTTGGCCAGTCGTTTCACATCATCTCCCATGATTCCACAAAAATTGATTCGTCATACCGCGGAGTCTATA GACTCTGCGAAATCTAGCTCAAAAACAAACTCGTCCGAGTCTGTACAAATCGAGGAATATGGAGACAGTTCAGAAGAAGAAACAGACTCTGAATCGATTAAAGAAAAACCTGTGAGAACCAGGCACAAGTCTATGTAA
- the LOC143362163 gene encoding endoplasmic reticulum-Golgi intermediate compartment protein 2, giving the protein MLRRRKVNIKTVKELDAFPKVLEPYVDKTAVGGTFSIFTICTIAYLIIAETNYYLDSRLQFTFEPDTDIDAKLKINIDITVAMPCGRIGADVLDSLNQNMVGHQTLEEEDTWWELTQEQRSHFEALKHMNSYLREEYHAIHEVLWKSNQVTLYSEMPKRTHEPSYAPNACRLHGSLHVNKVAGNFHITAGKSLSIPRGHIHISAFMTDKHYNFTHRINKFSFGGPSPGIVHPLEGDEKIADDNMILYQYFVEVVPTDIQTLLSTSKTYQYSVKDHQRPIDHQKGSHGTPGIFFKYDMSALKIKVTQQRDTVCQFLVKLCATIGGIFVTSGLMKNVVQSFWYIVYCKFLSPKDDKNDRKYLNSFGQNHRMPGTINLLHVSAPECTDIILKPQPI; this is encoded by the exons atgttacgAAGGCGGAAAGTTAATATTAAAACTGTTAAAGAACTGGATGCGTTTCCGAAAGTTCTCGAACCATACGTTGATAAAACTGCAGTTGGAGGGACTT TTTCCATATTTACAATCTGCACAATTGCGTATTTAATTATAGCAGAAACAAATTATTACCTTGATAGCAGATTGCAATTTACATTTGAACCAGATACAGACAtcgatgcaaaattaaaaataaatattgatataACAGTTGCAATGCCATGTGGTCGTATCGGTGCAGATGTCTTAGATTCCCTAAATCAAAATATGGTAGGTCATCAAACGCTGGAAGAAGAAGATACATGGTGGGAATTGACACAAGAACAGAGATCTCATTTTGAAGCTTTGAAGCACATGAATTCATACTTGAGAGAGGAGTACCATGCTATTCATGAAGTATTATGGAAATCCAATCAAGTCACATTATATAGTGAAATGCCAAAGAGAACGCACGAGCCTAGTTACGCACCAAACGCGTGTCGTCTTCACGGCAGCTTGCACGTGAATAAAGTTGCAGGAAATTTTCATATTACAGCAGGAAAGTCATTGTCCATTCCCAGAGGACATATTCACATTTCAGCTTTTATGACCGATAAACATTATAATTTCACTcatagaataaataaattttcattcggaGGACCTAGTCCAGGTATTGTTCACCCATTAGAGGGAGATGAAAAAATTGCAGATGATA ATATGATCTTGTATCAGTATTTTGTGGAAGTTGTTCCCACCGACATACAAACTTTATTGAGTACATCTAAAACGTATCAGTATAGCGTGAAAGATCATCAAAGACCAATTGATCATCAAAAAGGATCTCATGGAACTCCAGGAATCTTCTTTAAATACGACATGAGCGCACTTAAAATAAAAGTTACTCAGCAACGTGATACAGTATGTCAATTTTTAGTGAAATTATGTGCTACAATTGGAGGCATTTTTGTTACAAGTG GATTGATGAAGAATGTTGTACAGAGCTTCTGGTACATTGTATATTGCAAGTTTCTGTCTCCTAAGGATGATAAAAATGATAGGAAATATCTAAATTCCTTTGGACAAAATCATAGAATGCCTGGAACAATAAATCTACTGCATGTTTCGGCACCTGAATGTACAGATATAATACTTAAGCCGCAACCAATCTAA